The Blastocatellia bacterium genome includes the window CGACGTTGGGGATTCGCCCGGTGAGAAGCAGCCGCGTTGATGTCCCCCCCAACATCTCCACCAGTTCATCATAGACAATCTTGACAACCTGCTGGGCCGGCGACAGAGCGGCAAGCACATCTTGACCGATAGCCTTCTCGCGGACGCGCTCGATGAACTGCTTGACCACCCGAAAGTTGACATCCGCCTCAAGAAGTGCCAGTCGAATCTCTCGCAGCGCCTGGTCCAGGTGCGCTTCGGTTAGCTTCCCCTGGCCGCGCAGATCACGAATGACCTTTTTGAGCTTCTCCGATAGCGCGTCGAACATACAATCCACTGTTGAGAATTGCTCTCACCGAGCGAAAAGGCAAAGCTAAACCGCGTCCGGGAAATTGTCAAGACACCCCCGATGAAGGCCGGGTTCCCGGCGGGTTTCATAAACCGCGATTGCCGTGGCGTTTCGGCGACTGGCAAATATATTTTTCGCGCCTCTGTCTCTCTACCGAAAAGCAGCGGCGGTCGCAGAAGGCCCGAATTCACAGCAGTAGGATGCTAACCCCTTTCAGACGATTCCTTGCCCGGAATTCCTGCGATGAAGGGTCTTGCCGCCACTTCAGCAGGTACGTTCTCTTGCCCCTTTCCACTCTTTCTCACCGCCTGGCCTGGGCACAGAGCGCATTGAAATCGCTACTGTCCCGATGCTCGGACTACGCTGTGCACGCCCATTTGTTCGCACGGCTGTTTGACCCTTAGTCCCCAATCTCGAGCCCCACGCTGAGAACGGAAGTAGGTGATGGTGGTGGGCGACATGCAGAAATGCTCCGGCAACTCGTCGTATGGTGGTTCCTGTGACTAAAACCATCACATGCGAACAATAGGGGGACGGGGCTGCGTATTGATTCCAGTCGGTGTTGAAATAAGCAGCGGGCTTGCTTATGATCTTAGCCCGTTTCATCTCGCATCAGTCAGGAGGTAAGGAAATGGGCCAGTACGTGAAGGTTGCGACCGTTGATGAGATCGCTATCGGGCAGGCTAAAGTGGTCGAAGTGAGCGGCCAACGGATCGCGATATTCAATGTCAACGGAACGTTCTATGCCATTGATGATACTTGTCCCCATCGTGGAGGGCCGCTGTCGGAGGGATTCACCGAGAATGAGGAAGTAACCTGTCCCTGGCATGGGGCGCGGTTTCGGTTGACGACGGGCGAAGTGCTCTCACCGCCGGCTACCCGGGGCGTGCAGGTCTTTGCCGTGCGCGTTCAGGGAAACGATGTCGAGGTCGAAGTCTGAGATGCGCAAGGTGTAGCGGGTGCGTTTGAGCGGGCGATGAAAAATAAATAAAGCAGGGCCTCTGTGTCGGAGGACGTGTCGAAAACCCTCGTGACAGTGCCCGTCAGAGGCACGTGAAGGGACAGAGCGGCGCTGTGCTCTTCACAGGAATGCCTGACCGAAGGAGGTGAAGACCAGGATGACGACGCCGGTGCGTTTCACTGATCGGTTGTGGAGCGAGATTGCACCCATCTTCGAGGCGATTCTGGCGCACCCGTTTATCGCCGGCCTCACTAGCGGTCAACTTGAACGCGACCGGTTTCTTTTCTACGTCGTGCAGGATGCCCTCTATCTGAGAGAATTCGCACGGGCGCTTTCGGTGGCAGCGGCCAAAGCTCCACGCGAGGACTGGATCATCCTGCTCAATGATCATGCGGCCGGGGCACTCCGGGTCGAGCGAGCGTTGCATGAGGGATTCTTTCGGGAGATCGGCCTGACGGAGGAAACTGTGGCTTCCACCCCGATGGCTCCAACCAACGTGGCCTACACGAGCTATTTGCTGGCTGTCGCCTATGGCCGACCGTTCCCGGAAGTAATGGCGGCGCTACTGCCCTGCTACTGGATTTACTGGGAGGTGGGGAAAGCTCTGGCAGCGCGAGGATCGCCCGATCCCCTCTACCAAAGATGGATCGAAACGTATGCCGCCGAACAGTTTGGTGCACTCGTTCGCGCTGTGCTGGATGTGACCGACGAGTTGGCTCAGGCGGCGTCGCCGGCGACGCAGCAAGCGATGCGCCGCCATTTCATTACCGCTGCACGGTATGAATGGATGTTCTGGGAGATGGGCTACCGGAAAGAAAGCTGGCCAGTATGAGGAGAGAAAGCGTCTGTCGGAGGAACTTGGTGTGGTTCTTTGTCGTTGCGCCTGCCGGGGAGAGATGTGCTTGTGACCGATGAGGCAAGGACAAAAATGATCTTCTTTCTCATGGGTGCCTGGATGGTGGGGAGCGTGATGGTGGCCTTCGTGGCCACGCAAAACTTTCGCGCGGTGGATCGCGTCCTGGCGGCTCCCGCCGGAGCGGATCTCCACCGGAAGCTGGAGGGAATCCCCCCGGACGATGCTCGGATGATCCTTCGTCATCTGGCGTCGGAGATGAATCGCTACTACTTTCGCGTTTGGGAATGGGCCCAGCTTGTCCTGGGGGGATTAGTTTTGACGCTCTTGGTGAGGAGCGGTCGGTCGGATGCGCTTGCACGGGCTCTCATCGTGGCGATGCTGGCGATCGTCCTGGTGTTTATCGTCTACCTCACCCCCCAGATCGTGACGCTCGGTCGCAGCCTCGATTTTGTCTCCCGGACGCCACCGCCGCCACAGTACGCTCGGTTCTGGCGGTTTCACATCGCCTATACCCTGCTTGAGCTGGTAAAACTTCTGCTCGGCGCTGGGGTTCTTGTGCGGCTGTTGCTACGCTGAACCACTGCTCAGCCGTACTCCGGGAGCCGAATCCCGATCTGACCCACCTGATAGGGATACGGTGACAGTCCCTTACGAGTAGTACCGGACGAGCCATTCAGCCACAAGCGCCGGTTTTTGTCCTCCTTCGACTTCGACTGTCACGTTCCAGGTGACATGGATTCCGCCCGGGATCTCCTCAACCGATTGCAGGACAAACCGGGCACGAATCCGTGCACCCGCCGGCACGGCGGCGGGGAAGCGTACACGGTTCAGACCGTAGTTAATGCCCGTGCGAAACAGGGGGCGAAGACTCAGGGCTTGAGAGCCGAGATAGCTGATGAGCGAGAGCGTCAGAAACCCATGAGCAATCGTCGTTCCGTAAGGGGATTCGGCTCGGGCCCGCTCGACATCGAGGTGGATCCATTGGCGATCCAGGGTCGCCTCAGCAAAGTCGTTGATGCGAGATTGGGTCACCTCGAACCAGTCGCTCAGACCGACCTCCTGTCCCACCAGGTTCTTTAACTCCTCCAGGCTTGTGATCTCTTTCGGCGGCATCGGTTGCTCCTCTTGTGCGAGATTGAAGGGAGCGTTGTATCAAATTGACAGCCCGATGACAAGGTCTTTATAATTGTTGGCTTTTGAAGAGACCGAAACGGAGGCAAGTGCTGGTGTGGCTTACGCAGTGATCGAAACGGGCGGAAAACAGTATCGGGTAGTGGAAGGGGCGTTGATTCGCGTCCCGGCGCTCCCGGCGGAGGTAGGAGCAACGATCGAACTTCCCGTGCTTGCGCTGTGCGATGGGCAGGCGGTCCAGATCGGACAACCGCGTGTGGACAGCGTGCGGGCGCTCTGCCGTGTGGTCGAGCACGGGAAAGAGCGGAAGATCATTGTCTTTAAGTTCAAGCGCCGCAAGCAGTACCGGCGGCGTCGCGGCCATCGGCAAAAATATACGGCTCTGCGGGTGGAAAAATTTATCGCCGCTTGACCAGGAGGGGAGCCGAAATCATGGAAATCCATTGGTGGACGACCATGAATGGTCCTCGTCTCAAGAAGTGGTTGTATCCATCCGGCAGATGCCCGGCGAGCTGATGGTCACCGAAGGCGGAAAATCACTTTTGAATCCGTGGCTCTTTTCGGGAGGTTTTTGCGATGGCACATAAAAAAGGGCTCGGCAGCTCGCGCAACGGACGCGATTCTGTGGGCAAGCGGCTGGGCATTAAGGCATTTGGAGGCCAATTCGTCACCGGGGGCTCGATCCTCGTGCGCCAGCGCGGGACGCCGATTAAACCGGGCGTCAACGTCGGGCGCGGACGAGATGATACGTTGTTTGCCAAGATCTCTGGTATCGTTCGGTTTGAGGATAAAGGGCGAATGGGGAAATTCGTCAGCGTTTATCCGGTGGAGCAAAACCTCCGGTAGCCAGCCCAATGATCACAGTCAGAAGCTAGAAACAGGGGGCGCCAAGCGGATGGTACGACGGTTTTCCGCCCCATGTTTCTAGCTTTGTTTCTTTTGATTGGCGCATGATGACCAGTCCATGCTACCAGCGCAGCGGCATTGCGTAATGTTGTGGCCGAGAGGAAACGAGAGCGGGCGGTCCCATCTGTGGGGGTACAGGAGCTTGAAAGCCCCCGCGGCGCTTTTCGGAGAGGTTTATACATGGAGCCGGACCTTGCCGGCCTGAACCGTTGGAAAGATCTCATCACAGATGAACACGGATAGACACGGGGTGATGAAACGATCCGCACACGTCTGTGGTGAACTCGGGAGAAGCAGTCGCGGCGCCTCTGGAGGTCTGCGACGGTGGGTGATCAGTGATGTTTATTGATCAGGCCAAGATCTATGTCAAAGCTGGCGATGGCGGCAATGGATGCACGGCCTTTCGCCGGGAGAAGTACGTGCCGTTTGGTGGGCCGTCCGGGGGCGACGGCGGACGGGGTGGCCACGTTTATCTGGAAGCCGTTGAGGGAATCAATTCTCTCATTCACCTGCGGTACAACCCGGAGTATAAGGCGGGTCGGGGCGGTCATGGGGAGGGGAATAACCGCCATGGCCGTGATGGAGAGGATGTCATCATTCGCGTTCCCGTGGGGACGGTCGTCTACGATGCGGAAACGGGCGAGCGCATTCATGATTTTCAGCGCCCGGGCGAACGCGTTCTGGTTGCACGCGGTGGGCGCGGCGGCCGAGGCAATGCCCGCTTTGCCACGCCCACGCGACGTGCTCCGAGATTTCACGAGGAGGGTCGGCCCGGCCAGGTGCGAACGCTTCGGCTCGAACTGAAGCTGTTGGCTGATGTGGGACTGGTGGGCTTCCCCAATGCCGGTAAATCAACACTGTTGGCACGTATCTCGGCTGCCCGCCCGAAAATTGCTGACTACCCGTTCACCACGCTCGAACCGGTGCTGGGCGTAGTCGCACTCGATGAGTTCAAGAGTTTTGTCGTGGCTGACATTCCGGGGATAATTGAAGGAGCCCATCGGGGAGCGGGCCTGGGCCACGAGTTCCTGCGGCACATTGAACGAACGCGGCTGCTGCTTCATCTGATTGATGTCTCTCCCTTCGCCGAGCACGATCCCGTCACGAGCTATGAAATCATCCGACGGGAGCTTGGAGCGCATGATCCATCGCTACTGGAAAAGCCGGAGATCGTTGTGGCAACGAAGATGGATATTCGGGATGACGGACGCGTCGCTGCCCTGCGGTCGCTGTGTCGGTCTCAGAAGCTCGATCTCGTTGAAATTTCGGCAGTGACGGGGCTGGGAGTTGACCAACTCCTGGCGCGGGTGAGTGAGCGGCTTGGCGAACTGATGACGGGAGTCACCGCTCCGGCGCTGGTCGCCGCACCTGAAGGGTGAAAGCAGAGCGAACGGATTTTATGCAGGTGGGATTGTTTGGCGGAACATTCGATCCGGTCCATCGAGGGCATCTGGAAATCGCTCGGGTCGCTGCGGAGCTTTATCATCTTGACCGGATCTATTTCATTCCTTCGGGACGACCTCCTCACAGGCGGCCCGCCCCGGGTGCCAGCGCCTGGCACCGCTACGCCATGCTCGTTCTGGCGACCAGAGAGACGGACAATTTTTTCGTCTCGACAATCGAGCTGGAGACCGGTGAGGTCGCCTACACGGTGGATACGGTGACAGCCTTGCGCCGCCTCTTCCCGTCGGAGGCGGAATTCTATTTCGTCCTGGGAGCTGATTCGTTTGAGGAGATCACGCAGTGGAAGGATTATGAGCGATTGCTCACGCTGACTCACCTCATCGTCATGGCGCGACCGGGCCATGCGCTAACGGCCGACCATCTCCCGGAGCGATGGCGCACGGGCGTCGTGGACGGTTCCCCCCTGCGGGTGGAGGAGCCATCGGCCAGACGCATCTTTTTCTGTCGCGCGGTCTTCAGCGATGTGTCGGCGACAGCCATCCGTCAAGCCTGTCGTCGAGGAGAATCCATTGATCATTTCGTCGTGCCGGAGGTCGCCCGCTATATCGCCAAGTACCGCCTCTACGCCAACTCGACAGGATGATGGAGGACCGCAGGATGAACGACAGTCAGGAGAGCCTCGCCGTTACGCGCCCTCGACAGCCCAATGCGCGACCGGCCAGGCGAACGATTCAGGACGATCTGCGCAGGGCCGTCGAAGCCGCCAGCGCCAAAAAGGCCGAGCGAATCGTTGTGCTCGATTTGAGAGGAATCGCCAGTTTCACCGATTACTTCGTCATCTGCAGTGGGGCATCTACCCGTCAGGTGCAGGCCATCGCCGACGAAATCGTGGAGAAGCTCAAGGCCGAAGGGACGCGACCGCTTCACATCGAAGGCTATACGGTGGCGGCCTGGATTCTCATAGACTATGGGGACCTCATCGTGCACATTTTTGAGCAGCAGGCACGCGAGTTCTACGATCTGGAACGACTCTGGCGTGATGCGCCGCTCGTGTCATTCCCCGAGACAGTGGCCAGCGATGATCGGCGCGGCGCTCGTTCGCCTGTTTCGCCGAGTGATGCCGAGTGATTGACTGCGGGATGAAAGTCGGATGCAGCTCACCTTTACATGGGTCGGGAAGACGAAGAACGCTCATCTGGCCGCGCTCGAACAGGAGTATCTCGATCGGCTCGGTCATTTCGTCACCTGTCGCTGTCAGATTGTGCGCCCGGAAGTGGCCCATACGGAGCGTGACGAGCGACGCCGTCGAGAAGCTGAAGGGAGGAAGATCCTCGCTTTGCTTCCGGCGGACTCCTATGTCGTCGTCCTCGACGAACGGGGAGAGATGTTCCGATCAGAAGAGCTGGCGGGGATGATCAGCCAGCGATTACAGGAGGGGACGCGACAGATGCATTTTGTTGTAGGGAGTCATGATGGCCTTTCGGAATCAGTTCGCAAGCGAGCGAATCTCCTTCTTTCGCTCTCACCGCTGACCATGCCTCATGAGCTTGTTCGCGTGATTTTGCTTGAGCAAATTTATCGGGCATTCGCTATAATTCACCGTTTGCCATATCCTCGGTAGTCGAGAGGAAAACGGGTTGCCCGTTCGCGTGGGGCTCAGCTTCTGAGGATGACCAGGGAGAAAGAGATGTCCATGAACAAGAAGAGAGTCGAGTATTACCGGAAGAAATTGCTGGATAAGCGCCAGTCGTTGATGAGCGCACTGGATCGTCATGTTCATTACGGGCGGGAGGCCGATCAGGAAGCAGCCCAGGATCCGGCGGATAAGGCATCAAACGCCTATCTCAAAGAGCTGCTGTTCAGTCAGAGCACGAGCGACAAGTTCGTGCTCACGCTCATTGACGAGGCGCTGGCCCGCATCGAGGAAGGGACCTATGGGCTTTGCGTCGCCTGTGGCAAAGAGATTCAGCCCAAGCGGCTGGAGGCGGTCCCCTGGGCACGTCATTGTGTGACCTGTCAGGACCTTCAGGAGCGCGGGCTACTGGCGGATTGAAATGAAACCTGGCCTCGAAGTGGTGTTCGAGCGCTACCGTGGGCTTATTTGCGGCAAGCGCATCGGCTTGATCGTGAATCCTGCCTCGGTCAACCGAAGCTTTCACCATGCTTCGGATCTTTTCCTCGCCAGCCCGGACTGTCACCTCGTCGCTCTCTTCGGTCCTCAGCATGGCATTAGCAGCACCACCCAGGACAACATGATCGAGTGGGAGGGAGGACGAGATGAGCGAACGGGGCTTCCCGTCTTCAGCCTCTACGGAGCGACGCGGATTCCTACCGAGGAAATGGTGCGCGACGTGGATGCGCTCGTGTGCGATTTACCCGATGTAGGCACGCGCGTTTATACCTTCGCGGCAACGATGGCCAATTGCATGATCGCCGCCCAGCAGTTTGACATCGAGATGATTGTGCTCGACCGACCGAACCCGATCGGGGGCGAGCAGATCGAAGGAGGACTCGTCGAGCCGGGGTTTGAATCCTTCGTGGGGATGTTCCCGATTCCGCTCCGACATGGAATGACGATGGGGGAACTCGCCCTGCTCTTTAACGAGGCTTTCGGGATCGGTTGTCGCTTGAGCGTCGTGCCGATGGAAGGCTGGCAGCGCACGATGTGGTATGACCAAACCGATCTTCCCTGGATCATGCCATCACCCAATATGCCGACGCTCGACACCGCAACGGTTTATCCCGGAACTGTCCTGGTGGAGGGGACGCTACTTTCCGAAGGACGAGGGACAACCCGACCGTTCGAGCTCATCGGGGCCCCCTTCATTGATCCCTACCGTTTGGTGAAGGAGCT containing:
- a CDS encoding non-heme iron oxygenase ferredoxin subunit; amino-acid sequence: MGQYVKVATVDEIAIGQAKVVEVSGQRIAIFNVNGTFYAIDDTCPHRGGPLSEGFTENEEVTCPWHGARFRLTTGEVLSPPATRGVQVFAVRVQGNDVEVEV
- the tenA gene encoding thiaminase II, which gives rise to MTTPVRFTDRLWSEIAPIFEAILAHPFIAGLTSGQLERDRFLFYVVQDALYLREFARALSVAAAKAPREDWIILLNDHAAGALRVERALHEGFFREIGLTEETVASTPMAPTNVAYTSYLLAVAYGRPFPEVMAALLPCYWIYWEVGKALAARGSPDPLYQRWIETYAAEQFGALVRAVLDVTDELAQAASPATQQAMRRHFITAARYEWMFWEMGYRKESWPV
- a CDS encoding DUF4149 domain-containing protein, giving the protein MTDEARTKMIFFLMGAWMVGSVMVAFVATQNFRAVDRVLAAPAGADLHRKLEGIPPDDARMILRHLASEMNRYYFRVWEWAQLVLGGLVLTLLVRSGRSDALARALIVAMLAIVLVFIVYLTPQIVTLGRSLDFVSRTPPPPQYARFWRFHIAYTLLELVKLLLGAGVLVRLLLR
- a CDS encoding MaoC family dehydratase: MPPKEITSLEELKNLVGQEVGLSDWFEVTQSRINDFAEATLDRQWIHLDVERARAESPYGTTIAHGFLTLSLISYLGSQALSLRPLFRTGINYGLNRVRFPAAVPAGARIRARFVLQSVEEIPGGIHVTWNVTVEVEGGQKPALVAEWLVRYYS
- the rplU gene encoding 50S ribosomal protein L21 yields the protein MAYAVIETGGKQYRVVEGALIRVPALPAEVGATIELPVLALCDGQAVQIGQPRVDSVRALCRVVEHGKERKIIVFKFKRRKQYRRRRGHRQKYTALRVEKFIAA
- the rpmA gene encoding 50S ribosomal protein L27; translated protein: MAHKKGLGSSRNGRDSVGKRLGIKAFGGQFVTGGSILVRQRGTPIKPGVNVGRGRDDTLFAKISGIVRFEDKGRMGKFVSVYPVEQNLR
- the obgE gene encoding GTPase ObgE; this translates as MFIDQAKIYVKAGDGGNGCTAFRREKYVPFGGPSGGDGGRGGHVYLEAVEGINSLIHLRYNPEYKAGRGGHGEGNNRHGRDGEDVIIRVPVGTVVYDAETGERIHDFQRPGERVLVARGGRGGRGNARFATPTRRAPRFHEEGRPGQVRTLRLELKLLADVGLVGFPNAGKSTLLARISAARPKIADYPFTTLEPVLGVVALDEFKSFVVADIPGIIEGAHRGAGLGHEFLRHIERTRLLLHLIDVSPFAEHDPVTSYEIIRRELGAHDPSLLEKPEIVVATKMDIRDDGRVAALRSLCRSQKLDLVEISAVTGLGVDQLLARVSERLGELMTGVTAPALVAAPEG
- the nadD gene encoding nicotinate-nucleotide adenylyltransferase, whose translation is MQVGLFGGTFDPVHRGHLEIARVAAELYHLDRIYFIPSGRPPHRRPAPGASAWHRYAMLVLATRETDNFFVSTIELETGEVAYTVDTVTALRRLFPSEAEFYFVLGADSFEEITQWKDYERLLTLTHLIVMARPGHALTADHLPERWRTGVVDGSPLRVEEPSARRIFFCRAVFSDVSATAIRQACRRGESIDHFVVPEVARYIAKYRLYANSTG
- the rsfS gene encoding ribosome silencing factor, whose amino-acid sequence is MNDSQESLAVTRPRQPNARPARRTIQDDLRRAVEAASAKKAERIVVLDLRGIASFTDYFVICSGASTRQVQAIADEIVEKLKAEGTRPLHIEGYTVAAWILIDYGDLIVHIFEQQAREFYDLERLWRDAPLVSFPETVASDDRRGARSPVSPSDAE
- a CDS encoding 23S rRNA (pseudouridine(1915)-N(3))-methyltransferase RlmH, translated to MQLTFTWVGKTKNAHLAALEQEYLDRLGHFVTCRCQIVRPEVAHTERDERRRREAEGRKILALLPADSYVVVLDERGEMFRSEELAGMISQRLQEGTRQMHFVVGSHDGLSESVRKRANLLLSLSPLTMPHELVRVILLEQIYRAFAIIHRLPYPR
- a CDS encoding TraR/DksA family transcriptional regulator → MNKKRVEYYRKKLLDKRQSLMSALDRHVHYGREADQEAAQDPADKASNAYLKELLFSQSTSDKFVLTLIDEALARIEEGTYGLCVACGKEIQPKRLEAVPWARHCVTCQDLQERGLLAD
- a CDS encoding DUF1343 domain-containing protein encodes the protein MKPGLEVVFERYRGLICGKRIGLIVNPASVNRSFHHASDLFLASPDCHLVALFGPQHGISSTTQDNMIEWEGGRDERTGLPVFSLYGATRIPTEEMVRDVDALVCDLPDVGTRVYTFAATMANCMIAAQQFDIEMIVLDRPNPIGGEQIEGGLVEPGFESFVGMFPIPLRHGMTMGELALLFNEAFGIGCRLSVVPMEGWQRTMWYDQTDLPWIMPSPNMPTLDTATVYPGTVLVEGTLLSEGRGTTRPFELIGAPFIDPYRLVKELAEEKLPGVFFRPCFFAPTFQKHQGEVCGGVQIHVLDRQQFKPVITAVALLKAIYRLYPDHFAWQQPPYEYVYDRLPFDIIAGSDKLRQQIVADIPLAEIEASWQPDLTRFREMRSSYLLY